Proteins co-encoded in one Astyanax mexicanus isolate ESR-SI-001 chromosome 1, AstMex3_surface, whole genome shotgun sequence genomic window:
- the LOC111196601 gene encoding G2/M phase-specific E3 ubiquitin-protein ligase, with translation MVIQFKYPDGGLKRRRFLPSQLFQDLVAFAGNVDMASEIFSLQKAMSPISILSTQRGSLADNGITAQCTLYILWMSGDEVENIISNSSIACGPYPVAPSTTFSPAPSPPTTITTCSPAPSSPIPAPIFSPAPSPSQSPSFSPSSPDQEDIEGAFDIAAALQTLKARVHHLAPTANQINVLHDEEFECALRAFNRPTFDPESKLDIVFIDEDGRGEGAVDDGGPTREFCRLLMGKLQGHQIFEGPPEERTLALDSIALHTNTYKSVGQMLSVCLIHGGVSPNFFSKRLFSQVFGLPSGPATIEDVVDHGLRAKLEKINSADTLDDAREAVSETAEELALMGALRHLRSLEHRKELMEAVLQFYCEGRINAALTQ, from the exons ATGGTCATTCAGTTTAAATATCCTGATGGTGGCTTAAAAAGGAGGCGCTTCCTACCAAGTCAGCTATTTCAG GATTTAGTTGCCTTTGCAGGTAATGTAGACATGGCCAGTGAAATATTTTCACTCCAGAAAGCTATGTCTCCTATCTCAATCCTGAGTACCCAAAGAGGTTCACTAGCAGACAATGGAATCACTGCACAGTGTACTTTGTACATTCTGTGGATGTCAGGGGATGAAGTGGAG AATATTATATCAAATTCATCCATAGCATGTGGCCCATACCCAGTTGCACCATCTACCACCTTTTCTCCTGCTCCTTCTCCGCCCACCACGATCACCACCTGTTCTCCTGCCCCCTCTTCACCCATCCCAGCCCCCATATTTTCTCCTGCTCCTTCTCCATCCCAGAGTCCTTCATTCAGTCCATCAAGCCCAGACCAGGAGGATATTGAAGG AGCTTTTGACATTGCTGCTGCACTGCAGACTCTGAAGGCAAGGGTTCACCATCTTGCTCCTACTGCCAATCAAATAAACGTTCTTCATGATGAAGAGTTTGAATGTGCTCTAAGAGCTTTCAACAGGCCAACCTTTGACCCTGAGTCAAAACTAGACATCGTCTTCATTGATGAGGATGGTCGAGGAGAAGGGGCCGTAGATGATGGTGGGCCTACCAGAGAGTTTTGCAGACTGCTTATGGGAAAACTACAAGGGCACCAAATATTTGAAGGGCCTCCAGAAGAACGCACCCTTGCACTTGACAGCATTG CACTTCACACCAACACCTACAAAAGCGTGGGACAGATGTTGTCTGTTTGCCTGATCCACGGGGGAGTGTCACCTAACTTCTTTTCAAAAAGGCTTTTCAGCCAAGTCTTTGGTTTACCATCTGGCCCAGCAACCATTGAGGACGTGGTAGACCATGGTCTCAGAGCTAAACTGGAGAAG ATAAACAGTGCAGATACGCTTGATGATGCCAGGGAGGCTGTTAGTGAAACTGCTGAAGAGTTGGCGCTGATGGGAGCTCTACGGCACCTCAGATCCTTGGAGCACAGGAAGGAGTTGATGGAAGCTGTTCTTCAGTTTTACTGTGAAGGCCGAATCAATGCAGCCCTCACACAGTAA